The following coding sequences lie in one Listeria ivanovii subsp. londoniensis genomic window:
- a CDS encoding O-methyltransferase produces the protein MNDIIHDYLLKHIPESSAFFLELERDAKENEVPIMEPDSLYCLLQILDIQKPKRILELGTAIGYSALKMADKLPEAEIVSVERDEERYDQAIHNIERYGADDRVKVLLIDAIEGAEEILSYGPFDAIFIDAAKAQYEKFFHIYTKSLAPDGVIYSDNVLFKGLALDMSFEKQRKLRVARKMRDFNDFLVTHPDFETTTIPLGDGLSISKRKKTGGVS, from the coding sequence GTGAATGATATTATTCATGACTATTTATTAAAACACATTCCCGAAAGCAGTGCTTTTTTTCTGGAATTAGAAAGAGATGCGAAGGAAAATGAAGTTCCGATTATGGAGCCAGACTCGCTCTATTGTTTACTTCAAATTTTAGACATTCAAAAACCGAAACGGATTTTAGAACTAGGAACTGCAATTGGTTACTCAGCACTTAAAATGGCAGATAAGCTTCCAGAGGCAGAAATCGTTTCAGTAGAACGCGACGAAGAGCGATATGATCAAGCAATACATAATATTGAACGCTACGGAGCGGATGACAGAGTAAAAGTCTTATTAATAGATGCAATTGAAGGGGCAGAAGAAATTTTATCCTATGGGCCGTTTGATGCGATTTTTATAGATGCAGCTAAAGCACAATATGAAAAGTTTTTCCATATTTATACAAAATCTTTAGCTCCAGATGGTGTTATCTATAGCGATAATGTACTCTTCAAAGGCTTAGCACTGGATATGTCTTTTGAAAAACAACGAAAACTCCGTGTAGCTAGAAAAATGCGCGATTTCAATGATTTTTTAGTTACTCATCCTGATTTTGAGACAACAACGATACCACTTGGAGATGGCCTATCTATTTCTAAAAGAAAGAAAACAGGAGGCGTATCATGA
- the ruvX gene encoding Holliday junction resolvase RuvX, translating into MRIMGLDVGSKTVGVAISDPLGWTAQGVETIQIDEKRKQFGYERVKELVLEYEVEKVVVGLPKNMNNTIGPRAESSKIYAEVLEARIGLPVVLWDERLTTTAAERTLIEADVSRKKRKEVIDKLAAVMILQSYLDTTN; encoded by the coding sequence ATGAGAATAATGGGTTTAGATGTCGGCTCTAAAACAGTTGGCGTAGCGATAAGTGATCCACTAGGTTGGACTGCACAAGGTGTGGAAACTATTCAGATTGACGAAAAACGAAAACAATTTGGCTATGAACGAGTGAAAGAACTAGTACTCGAATACGAAGTCGAAAAAGTGGTCGTTGGCCTTCCAAAAAACATGAATAACACCATCGGGCCTCGTGCGGAAAGTTCTAAAATATATGCAGAAGTACTTGAGGCAAGAATTGGTTTGCCAGTTGTACTCTGGGATGAACGATTAACAACTACTGCTGCAGAAAGAACTTTAATCGAAGCAGACGTTTCGCGTAAAAAACGAAAAGAGGTCATCGATAAATTAGCTGCAGTAATGATTTTACAGTCCTATTTGGACACTACTAATTAA
- a CDS encoding IreB family regulatory phosphoprotein — translation MDSKDQTMFYNFGDDSIEEDVKKLMKQVYVALEEKGYNPVNQIVGYLLSGDPAYIPRHKDARSMIRRLERDEIIEELVKAYLKNNEIGEK, via the coding sequence ATGGATTCAAAAGATCAAACAATGTTTTACAACTTCGGAGATGATTCAATTGAAGAAGATGTAAAAAAATTAATGAAACAAGTCTACGTTGCTCTTGAAGAAAAAGGCTATAATCCCGTTAATCAAATCGTTGGTTATTTACTTTCTGGTGATCCTGCTTATATCCCTCGTCATAAGGATGCTAGAAGTATGATACGCCGGTTAGAACGAGATGAAATTATCGAGGAACTTGTCAAAGCGTATCTGAAAAATAACGAAATTGGTGAGAAATGA
- the udk gene encoding uridine kinase, producing the protein MTKKPIVVGVTGGSGSGKTSVTKAICDHFSGHSILMLAQDVYYHDQADIPFEDRLKVNYDHPLAFDTELLISHIAALRRYETIEKPIYDYAKYTRKKEVEIQEPREVIILEGILILEDKRLRDLMDIKVYVDTDDDIRFIRRLLRDMKERGRTMESVIEQYLSVVKPMHNEFIEPTKKFADIIIPEGGENHVAIDLMTTKIESILQKHV; encoded by the coding sequence ATGACAAAAAAACCGATTGTAGTAGGCGTAACAGGTGGCTCAGGTTCAGGGAAAACCAGTGTAACAAAGGCAATTTGTGATCATTTTAGCGGGCATTCGATTTTAATGCTTGCTCAAGACGTATACTATCATGACCAAGCAGATATCCCTTTTGAAGATCGATTAAAAGTGAACTATGATCATCCGCTTGCTTTTGATACAGAGTTATTAATCTCGCATATTGCGGCGCTTCGTCGTTATGAAACGATTGAAAAACCAATTTATGACTATGCTAAATACACGCGTAAAAAAGAAGTAGAAATCCAAGAGCCGCGTGAAGTCATTATTTTAGAAGGTATTTTAATTTTAGAAGATAAACGACTCAGAGATCTAATGGATATAAAAGTATATGTCGATACAGATGACGATATTCGCTTTATTCGTCGTTTGCTCCGTGACATGAAAGAACGGGGTAGAACAATGGAATCTGTGATTGAACAATACCTTTCTGTTGTGAAACCAATGCATAATGAATTTATTGAGCCTACCAAAAAGTTTGCAGATATCATTATTCCAGAAGGCGGCGAAAATCATGTCGCAATAGACTTAATGACAACAAAAATTGAATCAATCTTACAAAAACATGTATAA
- a CDS encoding DUF1510 family protein — MADNRQSNNRRIKQNMVEGSRSQQNTKRKKTNLVLNILIIVVSLLIIGSLYFVLFKTESDPADQPNKTASSTAKKEDAAKSNKTTKKEETTSDDKTETTDSNDPNVAKVITKNWKPIGTEQTGDHVNSYSSTSVDWQEKRKAFSAATDIPIADTSLWFVEQGADPATQAIGTLSAKETPDKAYRVYISWVDGEGWQPTKVEELKTNDKR, encoded by the coding sequence ATGGCAGACAATCGACAATCCAATAATCGTCGCATTAAGCAAAATATGGTTGAAGGGTCTCGTTCACAGCAAAATACTAAGCGAAAAAAAACCAATTTGGTCTTAAATATCTTAATTATCGTGGTAAGCTTACTTATCATTGGTAGCTTATATTTTGTTTTGTTTAAAACAGAAAGTGACCCGGCAGATCAACCAAACAAAACGGCATCTTCCACTGCGAAAAAAGAAGATGCCGCTAAATCAAACAAGACAACAAAAAAAGAAGAAACAACTTCTGATGATAAAACAGAAACGACGGATAGTAATGATCCAAACGTGGCGAAAGTTATTACTAAAAATTGGAAACCAATTGGTACAGAACAAACTGGAGATCACGTGAATTCGTACAGTTCCACAAGTGTTGACTGGCAAGAAAAACGAAAAGCCTTTTCTGCTGCAACAGATATTCCAATCGCGGATACATCGCTTTGGTTTGTAGAGCAAGGAGCTGATCCGGCAACACAAGCTATTGGGACACTTTCTGCTAAAGAAACACCTGATAAAGCTTATCGTGTCTATATCTCTTGGGTAGACGGCGAAGGATGGCAACCAACTAAAGTAGAAGAACTTAAAACAAACGATAAGAGATAA
- the greA gene encoding transcription elongation factor GreA, which produces MATEKVFPMTLDGKAKLENELQELKTVKRKEVVERIKIARSFGDLSENSEYDSAKDEQAFVEGRITTIENMIRNAQIIDAAEAHNGLVTLGNTVTFVELPDGVEETYTIVGSAEADPFEGKISNDSPIAKGLLGHKEGEEVTIQTPAGDMSVKIQKITAS; this is translated from the coding sequence TTGGCGACAGAAAAAGTATTTCCAATGACCCTAGATGGGAAAGCAAAGTTAGAAAATGAACTACAAGAATTAAAAACAGTAAAACGTAAAGAAGTAGTAGAGCGTATTAAAATTGCCCGTAGTTTCGGTGATTTATCTGAGAACTCCGAGTATGATTCGGCAAAAGACGAACAAGCATTTGTGGAAGGTCGTATCACTACTATTGAAAATATGATTCGCAATGCTCAAATTATTGATGCTGCTGAAGCGCATAATGGCTTAGTAACACTAGGAAATACCGTTACTTTTGTTGAGTTACCTGATGGCGTGGAAGAAACTTATACTATTGTAGGTAGTGCAGAAGCAGATCCATTTGAAGGGAAAATTTCCAACGATTCTCCAATTGCCAAAGGTTTACTTGGCCATAAAGAAGGGGAAGAAGTAACTATCCAAACACCTGCTGGCGATATGAGCGTTAAGATTCAAAAAATCACTGCATCTTAA
- a CDS encoding 5'-methylthioadenosine/adenosylhomocysteine nucleosidase, whose translation MRKIGIIGAMEEEVAILKEVMGSVEEVTIGGAKFYLGEIASKEVILLESGIGKVNAAIGTTLMADRFKPEIIINTGSAGGMAEGLAVGDVIISDRLAYGDVDVTEFGYTYGQVPRMPAFYQGDAVLLKKAETIYRDYFSTSENKAVFGLVITNDSFIMRPDQHEIIRTFFPDVKAVEMEAAAIAQVAYQFDIPFLIIRAISDLANQEATISFDEFIHLAAKQSSTCIIELLKTI comes from the coding sequence ATGAGAAAAATCGGTATTATTGGGGCAATGGAAGAAGAAGTAGCTATATTAAAAGAAGTAATGGGAAGTGTAGAAGAAGTCACCATTGGTGGCGCAAAATTCTATCTAGGTGAAATTGCTAGTAAAGAAGTTATTTTATTAGAATCAGGCATCGGCAAAGTGAATGCGGCAATAGGAACAACGCTTATGGCAGATCGATTTAAACCAGAAATAATTATTAACACTGGATCTGCAGGTGGAATGGCTGAGGGACTCGCTGTAGGAGATGTTATCATTTCGGATCGTCTTGCATATGGTGATGTGGATGTAACGGAATTTGGCTATACATATGGTCAAGTTCCACGTATGCCAGCTTTTTACCAAGGTGATGCGGTTCTACTCAAAAAAGCAGAAACCATTTACCGTGATTACTTTTCTACAAGTGAAAATAAAGCCGTATTTGGTTTAGTTATTACCAATGATTCGTTTATTATGCGTCCAGATCAGCATGAAATTATTCGAACATTTTTCCCAGATGTCAAAGCTGTCGAAATGGAAGCAGCTGCGATTGCCCAAGTTGCTTATCAGTTTGATATTCCGTTTTTAATTATTCGTGCTATTTCGGACTTAGCAAACCAAGAAGCAACAATATCATTTGATGAATTCATTCATTTAGCAGCGAAACAATCTTCTACTTGTATTATTGAATTACTTAAAACAATTTAA
- a CDS encoding DUF1292 domain-containing protein → MAEEHNHNHEEENIIWITNEEGKEEAYEILFDFDSEAFEKSYVLYFPAGKSEDEEIEILASSYIQDEEGKQGQLQPVETEDEWDMIEEILATFLADEDEE, encoded by the coding sequence ATGGCAGAAGAACATAACCATAACCACGAAGAAGAAAATATTATTTGGATTACGAATGAAGAAGGAAAAGAAGAAGCATACGAAATTCTTTTTGATTTTGATTCCGAAGCTTTTGAGAAATCATATGTATTATACTTCCCAGCAGGTAAAAGTGAAGACGAAGAAATCGAAATCCTTGCATCTAGCTATATTCAAGATGAAGAAGGCAAACAAGGCCAACTTCAACCAGTAGAAACAGAGGACGAGTGGGATATGATTGAAGAAATTTTAGCAACATTTTTAGCTGACGAAGACGAAGAATAA
- a CDS encoding DedA family protein: MLHTFIQSLQDFTMWLVDSLGHWGIFLGMLIESVCIPLPSEVIMLFGGFMAEAGKLNFWLVVFAGIAGNLVGSLIAYYIGKYGGRALVLKFGKYIFLNVKHLDKAELWFGRYGARAVFFGRVLPVIRTFISLPAGIAKMNVWKFIIYTILGCIPWNIFLTWLGYTLGSNWSVVEKYTRPISYLMLVLVVGIVIYLAYKVWNKRARNAK; this comes from the coding sequence ATGTTACATACGTTCATACAAAGTTTACAAGATTTCACCATGTGGTTGGTTGATTCGCTTGGTCATTGGGGGATTTTCCTTGGTATGTTGATTGAAAGTGTTTGTATCCCGCTTCCTAGTGAAGTCATTATGCTGTTTGGTGGCTTTATGGCCGAAGCTGGAAAACTGAATTTCTGGTTGGTTGTTTTTGCTGGGATTGCTGGAAATCTGGTTGGTTCACTTATTGCCTATTATATTGGTAAATATGGCGGTAGAGCGTTAGTATTGAAATTTGGGAAATATATTTTTTTAAACGTGAAACACTTAGATAAAGCAGAACTTTGGTTTGGCCGTTATGGTGCTAGAGCCGTTTTCTTCGGTCGGGTTTTACCGGTTATTCGAACATTTATTTCCTTGCCTGCTGGGATTGCGAAGATGAACGTTTGGAAATTTATTATTTATACGATTTTAGGTTGTATCCCGTGGAATATTTTCCTCACTTGGCTTGGCTATACGCTCGGTTCGAATTGGAGCGTGGTGGAAAAATATACTCGTCCAATTAGTTATTTAATGTTAGTTTTAGTTGTTGGAATTGTAATCTACCTCGCTTATAAAGTATGGAATAAACGTGCTAGAAACGCAAAGTAA
- the alaS gene encoding alanine--tRNA ligase, whose amino-acid sequence MKQLSSAEVRQLFLDFFKEKGHTIEPSAPLVPNNDPTILWINSGVATMKKYFDGSVIPDNPRMANAQKSIRTNDIENVGKTARHHTFFEMLGNFSIGDYFKEGAIEFAWEFLTSPKWIGFDPDKLYVTVYPEDEEAKTIWRDKIGLTDEHIVEIDDNFWDIGIGPSGPDSEIFYDRGPAFGDDKNDPELYPGGENERYLEIWNLVFSQFNHNPDGTYTPLPKQNIDTGMGLERMVSIIQDAPTNFETDLFMPIIREVEQISGVKYASESENDVAFKVIADHIRTVAFAIGDGALPSNEGRGYILRRLLRRAVRYAKVLNINEPFMYKLVPVVGKIMNSFYPEVENQTDFIQKVIRTEEERFHETLNEGLAILETILKNAKKTDEQVIQGADIFKLYDTFGFPVELTEEYAEDHGLKVDHAGFEAEMKEQRDRARSARADVKSMQVQGELLANLTEKSAFVGYNTTEYVSEILYIIHNDVLVDEVAAGSEAQLIFKETPFYAESGGQVADKGTIQSETGLAHVEDVQKAPNKQNIHRVVVKEGVLTTGDTVKLSVDKVKRRETVKNHTATHLLHRALKDTLGEHVNQAGSLVSPDRLRFDFSHFGQITEEELTKMEKIVNEKIWEQIAVVIEEMPIAEAKELGAMALFGEKYGDIVRVVQVGKYSIELCGGVHVRNTADIGLFKIVSETGIGAGTRRIEAVTGKAAYHFVTEQENILKHAANLLKTTTKETPQKIELLQADLREVRRENDSLLSKLASAASADIFESPEEIGGVNVIAKQVTAKDMNQLRQFVDNWKDKKIGGILVLGAVQGDKVNLISAVSEDAIKAGYHAGKLLKEVATRCGGNGGGRPDMAQAGGKNPAELGSALDYVSTWVKEQQA is encoded by the coding sequence ATGAAACAATTATCAAGTGCAGAAGTAAGACAGTTATTTTTAGATTTCTTTAAAGAAAAAGGGCATACAATCGAACCTAGCGCGCCGCTTGTACCAAATAATGATCCAACGATTCTGTGGATTAATAGTGGTGTTGCAACTATGAAAAAATATTTTGACGGTTCTGTCATTCCTGATAACCCAAGAATGGCTAATGCGCAAAAATCAATTCGAACAAATGATATTGAAAATGTTGGGAAAACAGCGCGCCATCATACTTTTTTTGAAATGCTTGGGAATTTTTCGATTGGGGACTATTTTAAAGAGGGAGCAATCGAATTTGCTTGGGAATTTTTAACGAGTCCGAAATGGATTGGTTTTGATCCGGATAAATTATATGTAACGGTTTATCCAGAAGACGAAGAAGCAAAAACCATTTGGCGCGACAAAATCGGCCTAACGGATGAGCATATTGTTGAAATTGATGATAATTTTTGGGACATCGGTATTGGCCCAAGTGGTCCAGACAGCGAAATTTTCTATGATCGTGGACCTGCTTTTGGTGATGATAAAAATGATCCAGAACTATATCCTGGTGGCGAAAATGAGCGTTACTTAGAAATTTGGAATTTAGTATTTTCTCAGTTTAACCATAATCCAGATGGTACTTATACTCCGCTTCCTAAACAAAACATTGATACTGGGATGGGTCTTGAACGGATGGTTTCGATTATTCAAGATGCACCAACCAACTTTGAAACAGATCTTTTCATGCCAATTATTCGTGAAGTCGAACAAATTTCTGGTGTGAAGTATGCAAGTGAATCGGAAAATGATGTGGCATTCAAAGTTATCGCTGACCATATCCGTACAGTAGCCTTCGCAATTGGCGATGGAGCATTACCGTCGAATGAAGGCCGCGGCTATATTTTGCGTCGTTTACTTCGCCGTGCCGTTCGTTATGCTAAAGTATTGAACATCAACGAGCCATTTATGTATAAATTAGTTCCCGTAGTTGGAAAAATCATGAACAGCTTCTATCCAGAAGTAGAAAACCAAACTGATTTTATCCAAAAAGTCATTCGTACAGAAGAAGAACGTTTCCATGAAACATTGAATGAAGGCTTAGCTATCCTAGAAACTATTTTGAAAAATGCGAAAAAAACAGATGAACAAGTCATTCAAGGAGCAGATATTTTCAAATTATACGATACATTTGGTTTCCCAGTGGAATTAACGGAAGAATATGCAGAAGACCATGGCTTGAAAGTAGACCACGCTGGCTTTGAGGCGGAAATGAAAGAACAACGTGACCGCGCTCGTTCTGCAAGAGCTGATGTGAAATCCATGCAGGTTCAAGGTGAGCTATTAGCAAATCTTACAGAAAAAAGTGCATTCGTTGGCTATAACACAACCGAATACGTTTCCGAAATTCTTTATATTATTCACAATGACGTACTTGTCGATGAAGTAGCTGCTGGTAGTGAAGCACAACTAATTTTCAAAGAAACACCTTTCTATGCGGAAAGCGGTGGTCAAGTAGCTGATAAAGGAACAATTCAAAGTGAAACAGGCCTTGCTCATGTGGAAGATGTCCAAAAAGCACCGAATAAACAAAATATCCATCGAGTCGTTGTGAAAGAAGGTGTGTTAACAACTGGCGATACGGTAAAACTATCCGTCGACAAAGTGAAGCGTAGAGAAACAGTTAAAAACCATACAGCAACCCATTTACTACACCGCGCTTTAAAAGACACACTTGGTGAACATGTTAACCAAGCAGGCTCTCTTGTTTCTCCAGATCGTTTACGTTTTGACTTCTCTCACTTCGGTCAAATTACAGAAGAAGAACTAACCAAAATGGAAAAAATTGTGAACGAGAAAATCTGGGAACAAATTGCGGTTGTTATTGAAGAAATGCCAATTGCAGAAGCAAAAGAACTCGGCGCAATGGCGTTATTTGGCGAAAAATATGGCGATATCGTCCGCGTTGTTCAAGTTGGTAAATATAGCATTGAATTATGTGGTGGTGTCCACGTTCGTAATACCGCAGATATCGGTTTATTTAAAATCGTTTCTGAAACAGGTATTGGCGCAGGAACAAGACGTATCGAAGCAGTAACTGGGAAAGCGGCGTATCATTTTGTAACGGAACAAGAAAATATTTTAAAACATGCTGCAAACCTACTAAAAACAACAACCAAAGAAACACCACAAAAAATCGAATTACTACAAGCTGACTTACGTGAAGTTCGTCGTGAAAATGACTCACTACTAAGCAAACTAGCAAGTGCAGCGAGTGCAGATATTTTTGAATCACCAGAAGAAATCGGCGGAGTGAACGTTATTGCAAAACAAGTAACTGCAAAAGACATGAACCAACTACGTCAATTTGTTGATAACTGGAAAGATAAAAAAATCGGTGGCATCCTCGTTTTAGGAGCTGTTCAAGGCGATAAAGTGAACCTGATTTCCGCAGTATCAGAAGACGCAATCAAAGCAGGATATCACGCTGGTAAATTATTAAAAGAAGTTGCTACTAGATGCGGTGGTAATGGTGGAGGACGCCCTGATATGGCACAAGCTGGCGGTAAAAATCCTGCAGAGCTAGGAAGCGCGCTTGATTACGTTTCCACATGGGTAAAAGAACAACAAGCATAA
- the mltG gene encoding endolytic transglycosylase MltG — MKNTKGKKITIIISVIILVLVIATFSGYYYVKSQLEPRDEASNEKVIVEIPAGSSISDISTILEDKKVINNASIFSFYVKYNNDTNLKAGNYELTPSMNTDQIVKKMQEGKIVAPEKLIIPEGYTLDQIADRIVAYQPKLKKAAVLETMDNPDFIATMMDKYPETVTSDVLNKDIKHPLEGYLYPATYTFKDTNATTETIIEEMVKATDLNIAKYRDELTKQKMSVHDFLTMSSIIEKEATENVDRKKIASVFYNRLAEDMRLQTDPTVLYALGKHKSKTTYEDLEVDSPYNTYRNKGLPPGPISNSGESSMEAALYPEKTDYLYFLANAKTGEVYFSKTLEEHNKLKEEHITKNN, encoded by the coding sequence ATGAAGAATACAAAAGGAAAGAAAATTACAATCATTATTTCTGTTATTATTTTAGTTTTAGTTATTGCTACTTTTTCCGGATACTATTATGTAAAATCACAATTGGAACCAAGAGATGAAGCAAGTAATGAAAAAGTTATTGTAGAAATCCCGGCTGGTTCAAGTATCTCGGATATTTCTACTATTTTAGAAGATAAAAAAGTAATCAATAATGCTTCCATCTTTTCTTTCTATGTAAAATATAATAATGATACTAATTTAAAAGCTGGTAATTACGAGCTAACTCCCTCGATGAATACAGATCAAATCGTGAAAAAAATGCAAGAGGGAAAAATCGTTGCACCAGAAAAATTGATTATTCCAGAAGGATATACACTAGACCAAATTGCGGATAGAATTGTCGCTTATCAACCTAAATTAAAAAAAGCAGCTGTTTTAGAAACAATGGATAATCCTGATTTTATTGCAACGATGATGGATAAATATCCAGAAACGGTAACAAGTGATGTATTAAATAAAGATATTAAACATCCGCTTGAAGGATACCTTTACCCAGCAACATATACATTTAAGGATACAAATGCAACAACAGAAACTATTATTGAAGAAATGGTCAAAGCAACGGATTTAAACATTGCTAAATACCGAGACGAACTAACTAAACAAAAAATGTCCGTGCATGATTTCTTAACTATGTCTTCCATTATTGAAAAAGAAGCGACAGAAAATGTTGACCGTAAAAAAATTGCAAGTGTTTTTTATAATCGACTAGCAGAAGATATGCGTCTACAAACAGATCCAACCGTTCTTTATGCGCTTGGAAAACACAAAAGTAAAACGACTTATGAAGATTTAGAAGTGGATTCTCCGTATAATACTTACAGAAACAAGGGGTTACCACCAGGCCCAATTTCAAATAGTGGTGAATCTTCAATGGAGGCTGCTCTTTATCCTGAAAAAACGGATTATCTATATTTTTTAGCTAATGCAAAAACGGGAGAAGTTTATTTCTCGAAAACTTTAGAAGAGCACAATAAATTAAAAGAAGAACATATTACAAAAAATAATTAA
- a CDS encoding ABC transporter ATP-binding protein produces the protein MTKILTFENIHYWYKTKDESILSDINYDFESGIFYTVVGSSGSGKTTFLSLAGGLDTQKEGDIYYKGSSLKSIGLQKFRNQYVSIVFQSYNLLTYMTALQNVTTAMEITHVNQPDKKTFALKMLEKVGITEKMARQKVLTLSGGQQQRISIARALCCETELIVADEPTGNLDERTSKEVVTLFQDLAHKEGKCVIMVTHDPEIANVSDVKLTLKNGSFVEKKQSASSLINS, from the coding sequence ATGACCAAAATATTAACCTTTGAAAATATACATTATTGGTACAAAACAAAAGACGAATCGATTTTAAGTGACATAAATTATGATTTTGAATCAGGAATTTTTTATACCGTTGTCGGAAGTTCTGGTTCAGGTAAAACAACTTTTTTATCATTAGCAGGTGGGCTAGATACACAAAAAGAAGGTGACATTTATTATAAAGGTAGTTCTTTAAAGAGCATTGGGCTACAAAAGTTCAGAAATCAATATGTATCGATTGTTTTTCAAAGTTATAATTTGTTAACCTATATGACAGCACTTCAAAATGTAACTACTGCGATGGAAATCACCCATGTAAACCAGCCGGATAAAAAAACATTCGCACTTAAAATGTTAGAAAAAGTGGGAATTACCGAAAAAATGGCTCGTCAAAAAGTGTTGACATTAAGCGGAGGACAGCAACAACGAATTTCGATTGCACGTGCTTTATGTTGTGAAACGGAACTAATTGTTGCTGATGAACCAACTGGTAACCTAGATGAACGGACAAGTAAAGAAGTTGTTACATTATTTCAAGATTTAGCACATAAAGAAGGAAAGTGTGTCATTATGGTAACTCATGACCCAGAAATCGCCAATGTATCTGATGTCAAACTAACTCTGAAAAATGGTAGCTTTGTCGAAAAGAAACAATCTGCGAGTAGCTTAATAAACAGTTGA